The uncultured Methanomethylovorans sp. genome contains a region encoding:
- a CDS encoding diaminopimelate decarboxylase, which translates to MVSKELPFTKEKISEIIAQYPTPFHLYDEGGIRENARRLKKSFGILEGFQEFFAVKALPNPYIMKILKEEGFGADCSSLPELLLAEKTGIVGEFIMFSSNDTPAEELKKAKELGAIINLDDIGHIKFLEDEAGLPELVCCRYNPGPLKEGNAIIGKPEEAKYGFTREQLFEGYKYMRDKGVKRFGLHTMVASNELNPQYFVETAKILFELIADISRELGIRFEFVNLGGGIGIPYRPDQEQVPYDLIARGVRDEYAKIIELNGLAPLRIYLECGRVISGPYGYLITTVRHMKHIYKDYVGTDACMANLMRPGIYGAYHHITVLGKENEHPTFKYDVTGSLCENNDKFAIDRMLPKVQRGDTLVIHDAGAHGYSMGFNYNGKLRSAEVLLRQDGSFIQIRRAETVDDYFATLDFEGLEKFS; encoded by the coding sequence ATGGTATCTAAAGAACTCCCTTTCACAAAAGAAAAAATCTCAGAGATTATTGCACAATATCCCACGCCTTTCCACCTATATGATGAGGGAGGCATCAGGGAGAATGCCCGCAGACTCAAAAAATCCTTTGGCATATTGGAGGGTTTCCAGGAGTTCTTTGCTGTGAAAGCCCTTCCAAACCCCTACATCATGAAGATCCTCAAGGAAGAGGGTTTCGGAGCTGACTGCAGTTCTTTACCTGAGTTGTTGCTTGCAGAGAAGACTGGAATCGTGGGTGAATTTATCATGTTCAGTTCCAACGACACTCCTGCAGAAGAGTTAAAGAAGGCGAAGGAACTGGGTGCTATAATCAATCTCGATGATATCGGCCACATCAAATTCCTGGAAGATGAGGCCGGTCTGCCGGAGCTTGTATGTTGCAGATATAATCCAGGCCCTCTCAAGGAAGGCAATGCAATAATTGGGAAGCCGGAAGAAGCGAAGTATGGTTTTACCCGTGAGCAGCTCTTTGAGGGCTATAAGTATATGCGAGATAAAGGTGTGAAGAGATTTGGTCTACACACTATGGTGGCATCCAATGAGCTGAACCCTCAGTACTTTGTAGAAACGGCAAAGATCCTTTTCGAACTCATAGCTGACATTTCCAGGGAGCTTGGCATAAGGTTCGAATTCGTGAACCTTGGAGGGGGAATTGGTATACCCTATCGTCCAGATCAGGAGCAAGTGCCTTACGATCTGATTGCCAGAGGTGTCCGTGATGAATATGCAAAGATCATTGAGTTAAATGGTTTAGCCCCTCTTAGGATTTACCTTGAGTGCGGACGTGTCATTAGCGGACCATATGGTTATTTGATCACAACTGTCAGGCATATGAAGCATATCTATAAAGACTATGTAGGTACTGATGCATGCATGGCCAATCTCATGAGGCCGGGGATATACGGTGCATATCATCACATTACTGTCCTTGGTAAGGAAAATGAGCATCCTACTTTCAAGTACGATGTCACTGGTTCTCTTTGTGAGAACAATGATAAGTTTGCCATTGACCGCATGCTCCCCAAAGTGCAGCGTGGCGATACTTTGGTCATTCATGATGCTGGAGCCCATGGCTATTCTATGGGTTTCAACTACAATGGTAAATTACGCTCAGCTGAGGTTCTGCTCAGACAAGATGGTAGCTTTATACAAATACGCAGAGCTGAGACTGTAGATGACTACTTTGCGACACTGGATTTTGAAGGGCTCGAGAAGTTCAGTTAA
- a CDS encoding HAD family phosphatase, with protein MRRALIFDMDGVLVDSMHMHAAAWKKAFLEEGIAISHDCIYRLEGANDRGIVESILHHQGIFGSFDSFSSIADRKQALFNIKDVKPFPGISDCLELLSKDYLLAVVSGSDRNAVDGILGRHFSINFNAVVSGDDIVNGKPNPDPYLKAMEYLGADSENCIVFENAPYGVEAAKRAGIYCVGIPTYVDPQLLGKADKVLECHSLFLSYLQDLTCC; from the coding sequence ATGAGACGAGCCCTGATATTTGATATGGATGGCGTGCTTGTGGATTCCATGCATATGCATGCTGCAGCCTGGAAAAAAGCCTTTCTGGAGGAAGGAATCGCTATATCTCATGATTGCATTTACAGGCTGGAGGGTGCTAATGATAGGGGAATTGTTGAGAGTATCTTACACCACCAGGGAATTTTCGGTTCATTTGACTCTTTCTCTTCAATTGCTGACAGAAAGCAGGCTCTTTTCAATATAAAGGATGTTAAGCCTTTTCCAGGTATCAGTGATTGCCTGGAATTGCTTTCTAAAGACTACTTGCTTGCAGTAGTTTCAGGTTCAGACCGAAATGCAGTTGATGGCATACTTGGCCGTCATTTCAGCATCAATTTCAATGCAGTGGTATCAGGTGATGATATTGTCAATGGAAAACCCAATCCTGATCCTTACTTAAAAGCGATGGAATATCTTGGAGCAGATTCTGAGAATTGCATTGTTTTTGAGAATGCTCCCTATGGTGTAGAAGCTGCAAAAAGGGCGGGTATCTATTGCGTTGGTATACCTACTTATGTTGATCCTCAACTACTGGGAAAGGCAGATAAGGTATTAGAGTGTCATTCTCTATTTCTATCTTATCTTCAGGATCTGACATGCTGCTAA
- a CDS encoding PHP domain-containing protein, whose translation MSKGNMSFSQKVLSSQDVSELIESGWKKADLHVHTCCSHDVPAWGPVHPKVLYERALSKGMNYVTFTDHDTINAFDLLGSNKDSLVTGVELSITDIQNVGHSIHINVFELDREQFNTIASISSKRQNIFELIDFLKDDDLLYMYNHPFWFAAGEVPNLSVIPEIAKNFPLIEYNLQELKQKNQFAMALAHRLDKGMAITTDSHTGSIGAAYTIAEGDDFRSYFKNICEGNAFLVTDFSLWKHLSRELSVWVELAFNTDKHVGSDFFTDVEKVNRAMRILGSEVFSDHPLFNKLTMKSIQKLSLSGLPVLVYTLSMQPMIHDIKNVFLTY comes from the coding sequence TTGAGTAAAGGGAATATGTCTTTCTCCCAAAAGGTCCTTTCTTCACAGGATGTCTCTGAATTAATTGAAAGTGGGTGGAAAAAAGCCGACTTGCACGTGCACACTTGTTGTTCTCATGATGTTCCGGCTTGGGGTCCGGTTCACCCAAAGGTGCTTTATGAAAGGGCATTATCAAAAGGAATGAATTACGTCACTTTCACAGATCATGACACTATAAATGCTTTTGATCTTTTGGGTTCAAATAAAGATTCATTGGTTACAGGTGTTGAATTGTCCATAACAGACATTCAAAATGTGGGTCACAGTATTCATATTAATGTTTTTGAACTAGATCGTGAGCAATTTAATACTATAGCCTCAATATCAAGTAAAAGGCAAAATATCTTTGAACTCATTGATTTCCTTAAAGATGATGATCTTCTCTATATGTACAATCATCCATTCTGGTTTGCAGCAGGCGAAGTCCCTAATTTGTCGGTTATTCCGGAGATCGCTAAAAATTTCCCGTTAATAGAGTATAATCTTCAGGAATTGAAACAAAAGAATCAATTTGCTATGGCCCTCGCTCACAGATTAGATAAAGGGATGGCTATAACTACAGACAGTCATACAGGTAGCATTGGAGCTGCATATACGATTGCTGAAGGCGATGATTTCAGGAGTTATTTCAAAAATATCTGTGAAGGCAACGCTTTTCTGGTTACAGATTTTTCTCTTTGGAAGCATTTGTCCAGGGAGTTAAGTGTCTGGGTAGAGCTTGCATTTAATACAGATAAGCATGTAGGTAGTGATTTCTTTACTGATGTTGAGAAGGTTAATAGGGCTATGAGGATACTAGGGAGTGAAGTTTTTTCTGATCACCCTCTATTTAACAAATTAACCATGAAATCAATCCAAAAATTATCTCTTTCAGGATTACCCGTATTAGTATACACGTTGTCGATGCAACCAATGATACATGATATAAAGAATGTGTTTTTAACTTATTAA